One region of Kangiella marina genomic DNA includes:
- the bamC gene encoding outer membrane protein assembly factor BamC, which yields MLNYLRTIKIISLSVSSALLLAACATTDGTEDIDDRYMRSQHGPDLQLPPETSEVKVNDGYRVPEGLVITQREPKGKKLSLDPPQLLLVAGDGVWEDKERAEPTVWVRSSSEELISYVVRFMDSQQMSHQEPTSSSVKTNWISDDDDNKVAEHLGTYSLEGERHKFALTIVETKPNEVALQAQHEAYQQLINDKWVNVDTSSRVAKQFLNYFIGYYDSERTREARARILQEAKIEVELGYNDQGALALVSQREFLAVWDQMPRVLEALNLEVTDRDRSEQTYYFKVNEPETGFWSWFGDDEVTAKVDLEPGNYQIKLSELNAGGVSLSFYGAEGELLDSSTVTKIYPEFSAEFKRGKAKRGKK from the coding sequence ATGTTGAATTATCTTAGAACAATTAAAATTATTTCTTTATCAGTTAGCTCGGCCTTATTGCTAGCAGCGTGCGCAACTACGGACGGTACGGAAGATATTGATGACCGCTATATGCGCAGTCAGCACGGCCCAGACTTACAGCTTCCTCCTGAAACTTCAGAAGTTAAGGTCAATGATGGCTATCGTGTTCCTGAAGGTTTAGTCATTACCCAACGCGAGCCTAAGGGCAAGAAGTTAAGCCTTGATCCACCTCAATTGCTGTTAGTGGCAGGTGATGGTGTTTGGGAAGATAAAGAAAGGGCCGAGCCAACTGTTTGGGTACGCTCTAGTAGCGAAGAACTAATAAGCTATGTTGTCCGCTTTATGGATTCGCAACAAATGAGTCATCAAGAGCCAACCTCTAGTTCCGTTAAGACAAACTGGATTAGTGATGACGATGACAATAAAGTAGCGGAGCATCTAGGGACCTATTCGCTCGAAGGGGAGCGTCATAAGTTTGCTTTAACTATTGTCGAAACCAAGCCGAACGAAGTTGCTCTTCAAGCACAGCATGAAGCATATCAACAATTAATTAATGATAAATGGGTTAATGTTGACACCTCCAGCCGAGTCGCAAAACAGTTTTTGAACTACTTTATTGGATATTATGACTCGGAGCGTACGCGTGAAGCGAGAGCTCGAATTTTGCAAGAAGCCAAAATCGAGGTCGAATTAGGTTATAACGATCAAGGCGCCTTGGCGCTAGTTAGCCAGCGTGAATTCTTGGCGGTTTGGGATCAAATGCCTCGCGTGCTTGAAGCATTGAATCTAGAAGTGACGGATAGAGATCGTTCGGAACAGACTTACTACTTCAAAGTGAATGAGCCTGAGACTGGCTTCTGGTCTTGGTTTGGCGATGATGAGGTCACTGCAAAAGTTGATCTTGAACCCGGCAATTATCAAATAAAACTATCCGAGTTGAATGCGGGTGGTGTTAGTTTAAGTTTTTATGGTGCAGAAGGCGAGTTGTTAGATTCTAGTACTGTCACCAAAATCTATCCTGAGTTTTCTGCCGAGTTTAAGCGTGGCAAGGCTAAGCGAGGCAAGAAGTAA
- a CDS encoding MBL fold metallo-hydrolase, translating into MLKVASLGSGSKGNSTLIATEEATIMVDCGFTLKETLKRLERLNVVPSALDAILITHEHQDHISGVGPLSRKFDIPVWSTRGSLLSGKCGKLSNYSVIEGFNRFIIGDIDVLPISVPHDAREPCQYLFNADDKKLAVLTDLGSYTPEIIELLKSCDGLLLECNHDEDMLWNGPYPYSLKQRVGGPLGHMSNSQAIKLLQSIIDDNLKLLIASHISEQNNCPDLVQRSVATAIDWPLGDVIIAEQDKGFDWLAVS; encoded by the coding sequence GTGTTAAAAGTCGCTTCGCTGGGTTCTGGAAGCAAAGGCAACTCAACACTCATCGCTACAGAGGAAGCCACGATCATGGTTGATTGTGGCTTTACTTTAAAAGAAACGCTTAAACGGCTAGAGCGTCTCAATGTGGTGCCTAGCGCCTTAGATGCTATTCTCATTACGCACGAGCACCAAGATCACATCAGTGGTGTAGGGCCGCTTAGTCGTAAGTTTGATATTCCTGTCTGGTCAACCCGTGGTTCTCTGCTTTCTGGTAAATGTGGAAAGTTATCCAATTACTCGGTGATAGAAGGGTTTAACCGTTTTATCATTGGCGACATTGATGTGTTGCCCATCTCGGTACCCCATGATGCCCGCGAGCCCTGCCAGTACCTGTTCAACGCTGACGATAAAAAGTTGGCTGTACTCACTGACCTGGGTTCCTATACGCCTGAAATTATTGAGCTTTTAAAGTCTTGCGATGGTCTTTTACTCGAGTGTAACCATGACGAAGACATGTTGTGGAATGGGCCATACCCTTACTCACTAAAGCAACGAGTAGGCGGGCCTTTGGGGCATATGAGTAATAGCCAAGCAATTAAGCTTTTACAGAGTATTATTGATGATAATTTGAAACTGCTGATTGCGAGCCATATTAGTGAGCAAAATAACTGCCCTGACTTAGTTCAAAGGTCAGTAGCGACTGCTATCGATTGGCCGTTAGGTGACGTAATTATTGCCGAACAAGATAAAGGATTTGATTGGTTAGCGGTTAGTTAA
- a CDS encoding sensor histidine kinase, translating to MKRSFALLAILVAVNLCGFIAMYYVYFPWMEKLDTTEQQESILSDIRFLNFRLSLLDYSYSPQTIAKAEHELNVKIVAKTREQLGMEPSNFEALTQNRYGINMDRPEGPLAYLLLNDNKTILTAGPYPKIDNSIRLRDWLFYLIVLMVFNAIAVLIVYRHVNEYLNVAIRAIREIDLSGLRLKPIKSPLTNIAVNTPRIVNHINGLSKQHQQSLYNQRDLMHAVAHEFRGPMARLSFALDLFAQTESKDRQQELSSDMDEALNELDDLVKEVLGYSRLKDGRFPLKLEHFDLKEITAETIEKVKTIYSDKQFILYSEPSKSIPLYADCNLIERVMINLIRNAARFSNKRVKVALIRFKNSIEIRVEDDGPGIPPGKRTRVFEPFTRLDFSRNRDSGGAGLGLAIAKGIINRHQGTIWAEDSRELGGAMLTIHMPLKQKSPVIEAEDALEQDDSGEAAKKSSAFDKFRKKRRKIDKR from the coding sequence ATGAAACGCAGCTTTGCTCTCCTAGCTATACTGGTGGCCGTTAACCTTTGCGGCTTTATAGCCATGTATTACGTTTATTTTCCTTGGATGGAAAAGCTTGATACCACTGAGCAGCAAGAATCAATACTCTCGGATATCCGTTTTTTAAACTTTAGACTGTCCTTGCTAGATTACAGCTACTCGCCACAAACGATCGCCAAAGCCGAGCACGAGCTAAACGTTAAAATCGTCGCAAAAACTCGTGAACAACTTGGTATGGAGCCAAGTAACTTTGAAGCACTAACGCAAAATCGTTATGGCATCAACATGGATAGACCCGAAGGTCCCCTAGCCTATCTTCTACTCAATGATAACAAAACCATTCTGACGGCTGGGCCTTACCCTAAAATTGATAACTCAATTCGGCTAAGAGATTGGCTGTTTTACTTGATTGTTCTCATGGTGTTTAACGCAATAGCTGTGCTCATTGTCTATCGTCATGTCAACGAGTACCTCAATGTGGCGATCCGAGCAATCCGAGAGATCGATCTGTCTGGGCTGCGCTTAAAACCGATTAAATCACCGCTCACAAATATTGCCGTGAACACGCCAAGAATTGTCAACCATATCAATGGCTTGAGCAAACAGCATCAGCAGAGCCTATACAACCAGCGAGACCTTATGCACGCCGTTGCACATGAATTTCGAGGCCCCATGGCAAGACTGAGCTTTGCATTGGATTTATTCGCGCAAACAGAATCAAAAGACCGGCAGCAAGAACTTAGCAGCGACATGGATGAAGCATTAAATGAGCTCGATGATTTGGTTAAAGAGGTGTTAGGCTACTCTCGACTCAAAGATGGTCGCTTCCCGCTAAAATTAGAGCACTTTGATCTGAAAGAAATCACCGCAGAAACCATAGAAAAAGTGAAAACCATTTACTCAGATAAGCAGTTTATACTCTACTCTGAGCCATCAAAATCTATTCCGCTCTATGCAGACTGCAACTTGATTGAACGGGTCATGATAAACCTGATACGAAATGCAGCTCGCTTTTCTAACAAGCGAGTTAAAGTGGCCTTAATACGTTTTAAAAATAGCATTGAAATTCGAGTAGAAGATGATGGCCCAGGGATACCTCCTGGTAAACGTACCCGTGTTTTCGAACCTTTTACACGACTAGATTTTAGTCGAAATCGAGACTCCGGAGGCGCTGGGCTTGGTTTGGCAATTGCAAAAGGGATCATTAATCGTCACCAAGGCACAATCTGGGCAGAAGACAGCCGAGAACTTGGTGGCGCCATGTTAACCATTCATATGCCTCTCAAACAAAAATCGCCGGTCATCGAAGCTGAAGATGCGCTTGAGCAGGATGATAGCGGTGAAGCCGCTAAAAAAAGTTCAGCCTTTGATAAGTTTAGAAAGAAAAGACGAAAAATTGACAAGCGTTAA
- a CDS encoding winged helix-turn-helix domain-containing protein, translated as MNDTILLVEDDEKLSSLIADFLRSHNFNVKVESHGNRAIEFIEQNQPRAVILDVMLPGADGFTICRTVRPKYHGPILMLTSLSDEIDEIAGLENGADDYLSKPVKSHVLLAHLRALLRRIESDEPLQNQDKIINAGNIAINAQNRSVVCGGQEVHLTTAEYNLLWLLAERSGEVVSREELHRKTFKLEYDGTDRSIDLRISRLRRKLGDDPKLPYIIKTIRGEGYLLAI; from the coding sequence ATGAACGATACTATTCTTCTCGTTGAAGATGATGAAAAACTCTCGAGTTTGATTGCGGACTTCCTTCGCTCACATAATTTTAATGTGAAAGTAGAAAGCCATGGCAACCGTGCCATTGAGTTCATCGAGCAAAACCAGCCTCGTGCGGTGATTCTGGATGTTATGCTACCTGGTGCTGATGGCTTTACCATATGTCGTACCGTTCGCCCAAAATATCACGGCCCTATTCTCATGCTGACCTCATTAAGCGACGAGATCGATGAAATTGCTGGGTTAGAGAATGGCGCTGATGATTACTTAAGTAAGCCTGTAAAGTCGCATGTCTTGCTCGCTCATCTTCGTGCACTATTGCGTCGGATTGAGTCCGATGAGCCTCTGCAAAATCAAGATAAAATTATCAATGCTGGTAATATCGCCATCAATGCGCAAAATCGCAGTGTTGTCTGTGGCGGTCAAGAAGTTCACCTCACAACCGCAGAATACAACCTCCTTTGGCTATTGGCCGAACGCTCAGGAGAAGTTGTTAGTCGCGAAGAATTACACCGGAAAACCTTTAAACTTGAGTATGACGGTACTGACAGAAGTATCGACTTAAGAATCTCAAGGCTTCGCCGTAAGCTTGGAGATGACCCTAAATTGCCTTATATTATTAAGACGATCAGGGGTGAAGGTTATCTCTTAGCAATATAA
- a CDS encoding TonB family protein — protein sequence MSKAAEQTTVAGSTLQLNGLGVHSELRNEWFLNGLYLTNKTDDADEAVTAPGAKRMEIRVLADNLSGRRLKRFWIERIKNNNEASNVLANAKSVRDFATLMDQDLVTGDSITIDLIPSDATVISINGFEVGRTAPEAFALILRTWVGERPPSSEFKDAILGDISGAQRSDLVARFQATQPTQARIAKFDQAAIAAREAEERQQREEEARKQREAEAQKLLEEQKKLEEQQKQLEEQKKQAEANQKAEEEAEAERLRRELEEAKQQLAEQQKEAEAQGPTEAEIEQMRNQYSSALGAHYVPYFEYPLQDILRRHGKSSLMRPRKGQTHGDVSISIEVDREGQLVGGSLVSSSGEKILDDAVMNALFDSVPFPAMPENLPGETFKTTVSISIPAPQM from the coding sequence ATGAGCAAAGCTGCTGAGCAAACGACAGTTGCAGGCTCTACACTGCAGTTGAATGGGCTTGGTGTTCATAGTGAGCTTAGGAATGAATGGTTCTTAAATGGTTTGTACCTAACCAACAAAACTGATGATGCTGATGAAGCGGTCACTGCCCCAGGCGCAAAGCGCATGGAAATCAGGGTTTTGGCTGATAACTTATCAGGACGTCGACTGAAGCGATTCTGGATTGAGCGCATCAAAAATAACAATGAAGCAAGTAATGTTCTTGCTAATGCTAAGTCCGTTCGAGACTTTGCTACTTTGATGGATCAAGATTTAGTCACTGGTGACTCGATAACTATCGATTTAATTCCTTCAGATGCTACCGTGATTAGCATCAATGGCTTTGAAGTGGGGCGCACTGCGCCAGAGGCTTTCGCTTTGATCTTGCGGACTTGGGTCGGGGAAAGACCACCCAGTTCGGAGTTTAAAGATGCGATTCTGGGCGATATTTCAGGTGCGCAACGTTCAGACTTAGTCGCTCGTTTCCAAGCAACTCAGCCTACTCAAGCGCGTATTGCTAAATTCGACCAAGCAGCAATCGCAGCGCGCGAGGCGGAAGAGCGCCAACAGCGCGAAGAAGAAGCGCGTAAACAGCGTGAAGCTGAAGCGCAGAAGCTTTTGGAAGAGCAGAAGAAACTTGAAGAACAACAGAAGCAACTGGAAGAGCAAAAAAAGCAAGCAGAGGCAAATCAAAAAGCTGAAGAAGAGGCAGAGGCTGAGCGGTTAAGACGTGAGCTAGAGGAAGCTAAGCAGCAATTGGCTGAGCAGCAAAAAGAAGCAGAGGCTCAAGGGCCGACTGAAGCAGAAATTGAGCAAATGAGGAATCAATATTCAAGTGCTTTGGGCGCTCACTATGTGCCTTACTTTGAATACCCACTGCAAGATATTTTACGCCGCCATGGCAAGTCGTCTTTAATGAGACCGAGAAAGGGGCAAACTCATGGTGATGTTTCAATCAGTATTGAAGTTGACAGAGAAGGCCAATTAGTCGGAGGTAGCTTAGTTAGCAGTTCAGGAGAGAAAATTCTTGATGATGCTGTTATGAATGCACTATTCGATTCAGTACCTTTCCCTGCAATGCCAGAGAACTTACCTGGTGAAACATTTAAAACAACAGTAAGTATTTCAATTCCGGCACCACAAATGTAG
- a CDS encoding M14 family metallopeptidase, with the protein MRINSSFDSGNIEVVSTDNPSNITLNVRTDSNSDFKQWFHFKAHGEAGKTYGYEILNAKDCSYVDGWENYQVVASYDRQYWFRVDTEFTADKTLKFKHQFEQATMFFAYFEPYSYERHLNLIQAAQLSDIAEHRVIGQTVDGRDMDLLVIGNESKERKIWITARQHPGETMAEWCAEGLVERLLDPNDALSRSLLEKAVLYVVPNMNVDGSYRGNLRSNAAGANLNREWQNPSLEKSPEVYHVREMMKSTGVDAYLDIHGDEALPYVFVAGTEGVPSYSDEVKSLEEEFKSILMAVNPDFQDEYGYDKDEPGKANLTVANSWVGEEFKCLSYTLEMPFKENANLPNAETGWSGERSYLLGQTLLNPLYQLVDKLR; encoded by the coding sequence ATGAGAATTAATAGTTCATTTGATAGTGGCAACATCGAAGTAGTATCAACCGACAACCCTTCTAACATTACACTGAATGTGAGAACGGATTCTAACAGTGATTTTAAGCAGTGGTTTCATTTCAAAGCGCACGGTGAAGCTGGTAAGACTTATGGTTATGAAATTCTTAATGCTAAAGATTGCTCGTATGTTGATGGCTGGGAAAACTATCAAGTTGTGGCATCTTATGATCGACAGTACTGGTTCAGAGTCGATACCGAGTTTACCGCAGATAAAACATTAAAGTTTAAGCATCAGTTTGAGCAGGCGACGATGTTTTTTGCTTATTTTGAGCCTTATTCTTACGAGCGTCATTTGAACCTGATTCAGGCAGCGCAATTGTCCGATATTGCTGAGCATAGAGTGATCGGGCAGACTGTTGATGGACGTGATATGGATTTGCTGGTTATTGGCAATGAATCTAAAGAGCGTAAAATTTGGATTACGGCTCGCCAACATCCAGGTGAGACCATGGCTGAATGGTGCGCAGAAGGATTGGTTGAGCGTTTGCTTGATCCTAACGATGCATTGTCCCGAAGCTTGTTGGAAAAGGCAGTGCTTTACGTTGTTCCTAACATGAATGTTGACGGTAGTTACCGTGGCAACTTACGTTCAAATGCTGCGGGTGCTAACTTGAACCGTGAGTGGCAGAACCCTTCTTTAGAGAAAAGCCCTGAAGTTTACCATGTTCGTGAAATGATGAAGTCTACAGGTGTTGATGCCTATTTAGATATTCACGGTGATGAAGCCTTGCCTTATGTCTTCGTTGCGGGAACTGAGGGCGTGCCAAGCTATTCTGACGAAGTGAAGTCGCTGGAAGAAGAGTTTAAGTCAATTTTGATGGCAGTGAATCCTGACTTCCAAGATGAGTATGGTTACGATAAAGATGAGCCGGGTAAGGCAAACTTAACCGTAGCTAATTCATGGGTAGGTGAAGAGTTTAAGTGCTTGTCCTACACGCTTGAAATGCCTTTCAAAGAAAACGCGAACCTACCTAACGCTGAAACAGGCTGGTCGGGTGAACGTAGTTATTTATTAGGACAAACTTTACTGAATCCACTTTACCAGTTGGTTGATAAGCTACGATAA
- the nadA gene encoding quinolinate synthase NadA — protein sequence MTDVITSVDIDVPFPKPPLELSPEQKDSHKAKIKDLLVQHNAVLIAHYYTDPEIQALAEETGGFVGDSLEMAKFGARHAADTLIIAGVKFMGETAKILSPEKRILMPTLEATCSLDLGCPIEEFSRFCDQYPDREVVVYANTSAAVKARADWVVTSSIAVDVLDHLAGEGKKIIWGPDKHLGRYIQQQTGADMLLWQGACIVHDEFKTTALKQTMALHPDAAVLVHPESPQSVVDLADFVGSTSQIIKAANELPHKKMIVATDKGIFYKMQQKAPDKELIIAPTAGEGATCRSCAHCPWMKMNALHVLSEVFEGTDKEIFVDQALAEKALIPLEKMVNFAKTIQSDVKSNI from the coding sequence ATGACCGACGTAATTACCTCTGTGGACATTGACGTTCCATTTCCAAAACCTCCGCTTGAATTAAGCCCTGAACAAAAAGACAGTCACAAAGCAAAGATTAAAGATTTGCTAGTGCAGCATAATGCGGTATTGATTGCGCATTATTATACTGATCCTGAGATTCAGGCTTTAGCTGAAGAAACGGGTGGCTTCGTGGGGGACTCGCTTGAAATGGCTAAGTTTGGTGCGCGTCATGCGGCCGATACCTTGATCATTGCAGGTGTTAAGTTCATGGGCGAGACAGCCAAAATATTGAGCCCAGAGAAGCGAATTTTAATGCCAACGTTAGAGGCTACTTGTTCACTTGATCTGGGCTGTCCGATCGAAGAGTTCAGTCGTTTTTGCGATCAGTACCCTGACCGTGAAGTAGTGGTCTATGCCAACACCTCGGCCGCGGTCAAGGCGCGTGCTGACTGGGTCGTTACCTCAAGTATTGCGGTGGATGTTTTAGATCATTTAGCGGGCGAAGGCAAAAAAATTATATGGGGCCCAGACAAGCACTTGGGACGTTATATTCAGCAGCAAACTGGGGCTGACATGCTATTGTGGCAAGGCGCTTGTATTGTCCACGATGAATTTAAAACCACGGCATTGAAGCAGACCATGGCATTGCATCCAGATGCAGCTGTACTGGTTCATCCTGAGTCTCCGCAGAGTGTGGTTGATTTAGCAGACTTTGTTGGTTCGACGTCACAAATTATTAAGGCCGCTAATGAACTGCCTCATAAGAAAATGATTGTTGCCACTGACAAAGGGATTTTCTACAAGATGCAACAGAAGGCACCTGATAAAGAGCTGATCATTGCTCCTACCGCCGGTGAAGGTGCAACTTGCCGCAGCTGTGCGCACTGCCCTTGGATGAAGATGAATGCTCTGCACGTACTCTCAGAGGTGTTTGAAGGAACAGATAAGGAAATCTTTGTAGATCAAGCTTTAGCCGAAAAAGCACTGATTCCCCTTGAAAAGATGGTTAACTTCGCTAAGACTATACAGTCGGACGTAAAGAGCAACATCTAG
- a CDS encoding class I SAM-dependent methyltransferase → MQKLTFSTLALLLVAGCTDAAEKKSKAEAEAKTEVKQEIKASVDAVVDQSDGISLWEEILTSGHRSDKNKQRDQYRNPKETLEFFGIKPGMTVVEIAPGGGWYTEILAPYIGPEGKLYAAHFDPNSDVEYYRNGRAKFERKMDVESEIYGNVEITTFQPPKFYDIAPAGSADAVVTFRNVHNWLRNGREATVDSFKAMYKALKPNGVLGVVEHRLPKSQEQDEKASSGYMHQQFVIDVAQEAGFKLVATSEINANPKDTADHPKGVWTLPPSLRLGKEGSAKYLEVGESDRMTLKFVKPATK, encoded by the coding sequence ATGCAAAAACTGACATTCAGCACTTTAGCTTTACTATTGGTCGCTGGCTGCACTGACGCAGCAGAGAAGAAGAGCAAGGCTGAGGCAGAAGCTAAAACGGAAGTGAAACAGGAAATAAAAGCTTCTGTTGATGCCGTAGTCGATCAGTCAGATGGGATTAGTCTGTGGGAAGAAATACTTACCTCGGGGCATCGCTCTGATAAAAATAAACAAAGAGATCAATACCGTAACCCTAAGGAAACATTAGAGTTTTTTGGAATTAAGCCAGGTATGACTGTGGTCGAAATAGCACCAGGCGGTGGTTGGTATACAGAAATCCTAGCTCCTTACATTGGGCCTGAAGGTAAACTTTATGCTGCTCACTTTGATCCAAACAGTGACGTTGAATATTACCGTAATGGTCGCGCTAAATTTGAACGTAAAATGGACGTTGAGTCTGAAATTTACGGTAATGTTGAAATAACAACTTTCCAGCCGCCTAAATTTTATGATATAGCTCCAGCAGGCTCTGCTGATGCTGTCGTGACCTTTAGGAACGTCCACAACTGGTTGCGTAATGGCCGTGAAGCAACGGTAGATAGTTTTAAAGCAATGTATAAAGCATTGAAGCCTAACGGTGTATTAGGTGTTGTTGAGCACCGCTTGCCTAAATCTCAGGAGCAAGATGAGAAAGCCTCAAGTGGTTATATGCATCAGCAGTTTGTGATTGATGTTGCACAGGAAGCAGGTTTTAAATTGGTTGCAACTTCCGAAATCAATGCAAATCCTAAAGATACAGCTGATCACCCAAAGGGTGTCTGGACGTTACCACCAAGCTTGCGTTTGGGAAAAGAGGGTAGTGCAAAATATCTTGAGGTTGGCGAAAGTGACCGGATGACACTAAAGTTTGTTAAACCAGCAACCAAGTAA
- the metJ gene encoding met regulon transcriptional regulator MetJ codes for MSKKWNGEFINPYVEHGEKKDKVKKITVSIPFSVLKVLTDERTRRQVNNLRHATNSELLCEAFLHAYTGQPLPTDEDLQKDKDDYVNEMIELSKKVSASE; via the coding sequence ATGAGTAAAAAGTGGAATGGGGAATTTATTAACCCCTATGTGGAGCATGGTGAGAAAAAAGATAAAGTTAAAAAAATAACTGTCTCCATCCCCTTTTCAGTACTGAAAGTGCTGACCGACGAACGCACTCGCCGTCAAGTCAACAATTTGAGGCATGCGACCAATAGCGAGTTATTATGTGAGGCTTTCTTGCATGCTTATACGGGGCAACCTTTGCCAACTGACGAAGATCTGCAAAAAGACAAAGATGATTATGTAAATGAGATGATCGAGCTCAGCAAAAAAGTCTCTGCATCCGAGTAA
- a CDS encoding alpha/beta fold hydrolase, protein MTTLSHTTTKDSPQPVTAVLDRIAVTESVRLATGNVIEPFGIEYSVYGSLDKPVIVVLGGISASRNLIDGDKIETEDAAHDARAKGWWDELVGNEKAIDTNEFCVISLNYLGALKLETIDGHSSVFNLTPADQSCILNLLLVSLGIDKAITIVGSSYGGMVGLSYAEQYPEALKKLICISASDKSTHTARAIRSIQRGIFELASNAQEKHQALSLARQLSILFYRTDEIFDTQFTDPVFLQPSKSVVGYEKTIYSYLSHQGEKFANRNTIPRYESLLDSIDSHRVDACKIISECHFIAVPTDRLVSYESMRKLAHKVKGTSHFYRLESIYGHDAFLKECQQLTSLLKKILGENDEPSTSYASC, encoded by the coding sequence ATGACGACGTTAAGCCACACTACAACTAAAGATAGTCCCCAGCCTGTGACAGCTGTGCTGGATCGTATTGCTGTCACGGAATCAGTACGTCTAGCTACAGGGAATGTGATTGAGCCCTTTGGGATTGAATATTCTGTGTATGGAAGCTTGGACAAGCCAGTGATTGTCGTTCTGGGAGGAATCAGCGCCAGCAGGAACCTGATTGATGGGGACAAGATTGAAACTGAAGATGCGGCACACGATGCTAGAGCTAAAGGTTGGTGGGACGAACTCGTTGGAAACGAGAAAGCAATTGATACCAATGAATTCTGTGTCATTTCGTTAAATTATTTGGGCGCACTAAAGTTAGAAACAATTGACGGTCATAGCTCAGTATTTAATCTCACGCCTGCTGATCAATCATGCATTCTTAACCTTCTGTTGGTCTCTTTAGGAATCGATAAAGCAATTACTATTGTTGGCAGCTCCTATGGCGGCATGGTGGGGCTGAGCTATGCAGAACAATACCCTGAAGCATTGAAAAAGCTTATTTGTATTTCTGCGAGCGATAAAAGTACCCATACTGCTCGTGCGATTCGGTCGATTCAACGAGGCATTTTTGAGCTAGCGAGTAACGCACAAGAAAAGCATCAAGCGTTATCGTTAGCTCGACAACTATCTATTCTGTTCTATCGAACCGATGAAATCTTTGATACGCAATTTACGGATCCTGTGTTTTTGCAACCCAGTAAATCCGTGGTCGGTTACGAAAAAACTATTTATAGCTACTTGAGTCATCAAGGGGAAAAGTTCGCCAATAGAAATACCATTCCTCGGTACGAATCCCTGCTAGATTCGATAGATTCACACCGGGTAGATGCGTGCAAAATCATTAGTGAGTGTCACTTTATTGCAGTTCCTACAGATCGTCTTGTTAGTTATGAGTCGATGCGCAAGCTTGCGCATAAGGTCAAAGGAACATCCCACTTTTATCGTCTTGAGTCTATTTATGGCCATGACGCATTTTTAAAAGAATGTCAGCAATTAACAAGTTTATTGAAAAAGATTTTAGGAGAAAATGATGAGCCATCAACAAGCTACGCAAGCTGTTAG